The sequence CCAAGCGCCTGCCCTGCATTGCCCCTCCTCATGCTGAGCATCCATCTTCATCCTCAGGGAGAAGCTGGACTCCTTCCTCCCTGCCCACCTGTGTAAGCGGGGCCAGGGCCTCTTTGCTGCCCTCCGGGGCCGTGGGACCAAGGCTGGGCCTGGCGAGCAGGGCCTGCTGAATGCCTACCGTGAGGTGAAAGAAGTGGTCGGCAGTGACGGTGAGGGGGAGAACCCCCTGAGCATCCACTATCGCGCCTACCTCTTCAAGTGCCACGAGCTGCCGTTCTATGGGTGAGCACCCCCAGCCACCCACCAGCACCGGACCCCGCCCACCAACACCAGGCCACCATCCCTTATCAGGCTGCCACAGCTGTGGGCTCTCCTCTGTCcccttcagcccagcaatctgTCCTTGGCCCTTACTAACTCCAGCTGAGCTCCAGCCCTCACGTGAGGCAGTGCTTCGGCCCCACCACCTCAGGCCCCAAGCTGAGCACCCagcctcctctcctcttctttctcaggctgggacacctctgatgagctctctccttccacctgccaTAGCTACTGGGTAACTGGGCCTGGGGGCCTTCCCTCTGACCAGCCGTCACCCATAAGGCTAGCACTTAATGCGGAGCACTTGGCACCAACTGTGTGCCTGATAGTTGTCTAGGCACTTGGGGCTCCTCGGTGAACCAGGGAGACCTGATCCCTGGCCTAGAGAAGCAGATATtctagtggagagagagagacagtaagCAGTGGAGGGAATGAGTAAGCCACGTGTTATCTCAGCAGGTACCAGGTGGTATGGGAAAAAGTGGAGCACAGTAGGACAGATGTGGGGGCTTGCAGTTTTCAGTGGTATAGTCAGAGGAAGTGTCACTGGAAGGTGCTATTTGAGCAGAGACTGGAAGGTAAGGAGTGACACATGAGGACGTGGGGGAGAGAGTTCCGGGCAGAGAAGACAGCTGTCTCCACGAGGCCCTCCACGAGGCCCAGCCGTGTCCAGAGCAGAGCGAGCTGAGGGGAGAGCTGTAAGGGGCGGAGCTGGAGGTGACGGGAACAGGTCTTGTAGGGATCTGTGAGCCTCCATGAGGACGTCAGCTTTGACTCTGAACGAGATGAGAACCACTGCCGAATGTTGGATGGAGGTGCAGGATCTAACTATGGTGCTCGCTTGGCCAGGGGTGAgaatgggaggggaggggtggcacAGTGACTAACTGGAGTTCAAGGAGGGACAGAGGATGTGGCAGGGGCAAGAGGCACAGGAAAGGAGACATGATGGGTGGGTTGGCATCCCAGGGCACTGTACCACTCCTGGTCCCATTGTCCAGCCCCAGAGCTGCTTCCCTGGGCAGCCCTGAATCCACCTCGTGTTTCCCGAGCAGGCCCAACCTTGGTGCTGCTCCTGCTTCACAAAATATCTGTGCCCTGTGGACAGACTCTCAGTTCCCAAACAACCTAGGTTTCTCAGGGGCCCAGGACAGCCTGGCCCAGAGCAGGCTTCTTCCCTGGGCCTTCTGGGTAGAGCTGAATCAGGACCCTTTGGGTCATTTGTTCTTGGGGCTGGTGGGTAGGGCTGACATTAGGTCCCCTCCCCAGGTGTGCCTTCTTCCACGGCGAGATTGACAAACCAGCCCAGAGCTTCTTGCACCGGGGCGGGCGTAAGCCAGTGACCGTGGCCATCAGTCTGGAGGGCGTGCATGTCATCGACTGCCGGGAGAAGGTGCCACCTCTGGCTTCCCCGCAATGGGCCTAGGGAGGGCCTTCATGGGAGGAAGGGCCCATGGTTGGCCCTGGGGACAGGAGCGGGTGGACCATCTGGGAGGGGCCTGCCGTCATCCAGAGGTTTCCCTGGCTGTGTCCTGGGATCAGTTTTCTGCCCAGTGTGCTGAGGGGGGCGGGGTGAGGCTACAGCTGGAGTTTCCACTCTTAAGTGGAAGGAGGCTCCTGGGGCCTGGCTGCTCAGCATGGAGACCGCCTGGTAGTTTTCTAGAAAAGCCCCACGACGGACCCCGGTTGGGGCAACCCAGCCCTTAGTCGGCCAGCTCCTGCTTCTCCTCAGCCCAGCACTGGGCAACTGGCTCGGCTCCCGCCTGCCTGAGTAGCAGCTTCTCTGTGCCTAGGTGGGAGTCTCCTTGTAAGTCAGGAGGGGTTTTGGTCGACTCTGCTTATCCCCAGAGAGGGGTTCAGCCCTTGCAGGTTGTCTGTGCCCCACATGCCGGCCCCACCTGATCTCTGGAAAAGGCCCCTTCCCCATCTTCCTCTTCTACCCCATGTGGCTTTCCCAGCTGTAAGGGGCGGTGTTGGGTAGGAACCTGCCTTCCTGGAGCACAGTCCCCTTTGAGGGTCTGAGGAAAGCTGGGGTCCCCTCCTTAGAGAAAGGCATGAATGAGCCTAGACTCCATCTTGGAGGTCAACATCCTGGCCAGGTGTTTACTCTGGTGGCAgccaggtggggtggggggcaggcttCTGCTCACCAGAGTCCAAGCCTCACTCTGCCTCCCACCAGCACGTTCTGCTGGGCCTGCGCTTCCAGGAGCTGTCATGGGACCACACTTCCCCCGAGGAGGAGGAGCCTGTGCTGTGGCTGGAGTTTGATGGGGAGAGCGAGGGCATGCCTGTCAACAAGCTCCTCAAGATCTACTCCAAGCAGGTAGCGGGTGGGGCGCTCAGGGCTCCCATCAGGGCAAGCTGACTACGGGAGGCTCCAGGCCTCTGGCTCTCTGCAGCAGGGAGGGGGTAGGGGGCTGCGTGGGGGCCGAGGGAGGATGGAAACCTGAGCGCCTACTGACCTGGAGCAGCCTGGGCGAGTGTGAGTACTGGTCTGGAGGCTCCATACCAGGTGGCAGTGTCAGCAGCAGCTGCCGTTGGAGCATTTGTCCACTGAGGGTTTGCGCAATGGTTGGGCTGTTTCAGTACCATCTCCTCCATCCTCACAGCCCCTGTGAGCTCAGTTCCTCTGTCTCCCTCATCCATTCACTCAGCACGTTTTATTCAGCACCTCACCAGCCCACCTCACCTCAGGGCCCTCCTCTTACCCTGCTTGGGTCACAGGGGAGAGGGCAACCCTCTTCCATCAGAGGCCCCTCGCCACTGTTTAGGCTGTCCCTCTGCCGTCTCCTTTCTCCAAACCCCCATTTTGGAAAACACGTCTTCCTCTCCCGCCACCACCTGGGGTCTCCAGACACTTCAGAGCCTGAGCTCTGGTGCAcgttccctctttccttcctttcttgggTGAATGGTGTTTGTTTCCACACTGCCTCCCCCCAGAGGGCAAGGAGCTATCTGTGGCTGGTGCACCCCATTCAGCAGCGGGTACAGAATGGCTGGGCTTGGGCCTGCCCACCCACTAGGCCTCACGCAGGCCCCTCTCTGCTCCCCAGGCCGAGCTGATGAGCAGCCTCATTGAGTACTGCATCGAGCTGAACCAGGCTGTGGAGCCCGCTGCCCCCCAGGACAGTGGGTCTGGCCCCACCTCGGCCCCAGGTGCCTCGCCGCCTCCCACACAGCGGCCCAAGCTACTGAGGCAAGGCAGTGTGGTGTGCAGCCGGATCCAGCATCTCTCCACCATTGACTATGTGGACGATGGTGAGCaaccctttgtgtgtgtgtgaacgcACACTTGTACCATGGGGAGCTCTGGGGCGGAGGGAAGAGCAGAGCCATTCTAGGCCCAGGGTGCCTTAGGCGCCACCCTGCAGGATCTTGGCTGAGAGAAGAGAGGGCTGAGCTCTGGGAGCCACGATTGGAGGCCCCGGCCCCAGGCTGTAACAGCCCTTCCTGTCCCTTCTCACTGTTGTATCCCCAAACGTGCTCACGGGGGCATCATCCAGAATGATGGGAAACGAGAAACCACCCAATGCCTGTAATAAAGGAGTGGGCAGACAAATTGTGGAGCCACGTCCTGTGGATTTCAGTGCAGCTGGTAAAGTGTGAGGCCCTAAATGCCATGTGGTGGAGGCCCTGTGTGGTGCAGACggctaacacgctcagctgctaactgaaaggtcagaggtatgagcccacccaggggcaccttggaagaaaggcctggcagtctacttccaaaaaatcagccgttgcaaatcctatggagtgcggtgctactctgacacacggggtcaccatgagttggaatagactcgacagcaactggaaaaTGCAATGTGGTACCTTGGATTGGAACCTGAAACAGACAAACAATAGTGGGAAAACATGAAATTGAAGCCTGTCATTTGGTTAATAATGTTATACCAATGTCAATTTCTTCGTTTTGACAAACGTACCAGGTAACGTATTACATAAGGGAAACCTGGGGAGGCATAGGAGCCGTGatgacacagcggttaagagctcagctgctaaccaaaaaaaggtcagcaattcaaatccaccagccactccttggaaaccgaatggggcagttctactctgtcctatagggttgctatgagtcagcggCAATGGGTGTGGTCTGGGGAGGGGTACATGGGAATTGGCTGTACTACCTTCACACCTTTCCTGGCAATCTAAAATTATTGCAAAACACGTTTGTTTTTTATGTGATAACAAAGGGCTGTGTTACAACAGCATGATGTCTACAAAAGAATGCTGAATTAAAAGATCCGGTAACGGGACAACACGCGTAACGTGTGAATCTGTTCGTGTGTACGGAGGGCGAGACCGCAACTGTGATCAGTTTCTGTgactcatatttttttctttgtacttctTTATATCATTTAAATGTGCTACAATAAGTGTCTCATTTTTATAATCATAAAAAGAAGTAATTCTCTGTAACATACTCTAAACCACAGTAGCAATGTTGCCATGTTATATCTCTAAAGTGGCTGGAGCAGTCATTTTCACCCGGTCCCTTAGTGCCAGGTGTTGTAGCTCATTTCTAGTTTTCAGCTAGTATTAACAATGTACCCAGGGCTAAATCCTTCATTGGAACCTGAGATGTTTCCTCCAGGTAAATTCCTAGAGATGGAGTTCCTGGGTCAAAGCGTGTGCACATTTCAAGGCTTTTGCTATTTATCACCTTCCAGAATGGTTTTGCCTtctaaggttcctgggtggtgccagcAGTTAACAAActcagctactgactgaaaggctggaagtttgagtccaccccagAGACatgtcaaaagaaaggcctggcaatctacttcagaagaaTCAGCCctggaaaaccctagggagcacagttctactctgacacacatggggtcaccatgagttgaaaccagCTCGTTGAAAACTGGTACCTGACTTCCTCACCCACAATGGGTTTTATCATTCTGAGAGGTGTTTGGGTTGGCAtatgaagaccagagaagttggaacatttttatgtgctttatcatttatattttcttcatgaattcctgttcatatcttttgcttattttccttccgtttgagggttttttttttaattaacatcttacattattaATATGGTATATTTATTCAATTAATGAGCCAAttttgatacattgttattaactaaagATCATAGTTTATTTAGATTGTCTTAGTTTTTCCCtagtgtcctttttctgttccaggatcccacccAGGCCACCATATCACGTTTAGTTTTCATGTCTCCTTAGCCTCTTctgggctgtgacagtttctcagaccttAGCAGTTTTGAGGAGGACTGGATCAGGTGTATTGTAGGAGGCCCCTCAGCTGGGATTTGTCGCACATCTTTCccatgattagactggggttagtggttttggggaggaagaccacagagctGCCATTTTCATCACTTCAAGAGTACATACTATCAACGCAATGTATCGGTGCTGATGCTGACTTTCGTCACTTGGCTTGGTATTTTTAACTTGTCAGGGTCTTTTTATCTTAAGGGGGCTCACTTTTAGTCACTTGTAGATATTGCAAGTATTTTGTTTCCTTGGTCTATTTTAAATAAGTTTAAGAGAAGCTCCTCAGACCCCACAGCCAGCCAACATCGAACGCAAACCTGTTGCCCCTGATTTGTGAGGCTGGCCACAGGCCCGTCCATGCTGTCATGGGGGCACAGTGTTGGGAGGGGGACTGAGGGTCAGAAAGATGGCAGGAATGAAGGGGGGTGCTCAGATGAATGGGCTCTAGAAGGAGCCGTCCCATTGGAGCCAGAACCCAGGCTTCCCTGGGGCCCAGGCCCCTTCACCTCAGGGAAAGCCGCTTCTCAGTGCATTTCTCTTGTTCCCTCACAGGCAAGGAGATCAAGCGGGTGAAGCCAAAGCGCACCACGTCCTTCTTCAGCCGGCAGCTCTCCACAAGCCAGGGGAGCTACAACATGGTGCAGCCAACCGACAGCCTGGAGCAGGGCTGAGGGCGGCAGCTCAGACAGAAGAGGGTACATGGAGCCCCCCAGGACCTGGCCTTGCCCTGTCCTCTCTGAGGGACAGGTGGGCCGAGTTAGTCCCCGAAGGTGTGTGTGCATGGGGGGCACCCCTGTTGCTCAGAGTCTGCAGGTGTTTCAGACCATGGACCAGGGACTTTGGGCCAGGGCCGATGCCGGGGCCTGTAGAGTCGGCAGTTGGGCCTCCCCTCGGGACCCCTCATACAGGCCCCCTCCTTTCCCTGAACTCTGGACCCAGCCACCCGCTTCTACCCACAGACCTCCTTTGTTTCCCTCTCAAGATGGACAGTGTCCCCTGCTCTGAAGTGCCTGCTGCTATCTCACCCGGTGGCATCTCCGGTGACAGGTTGCCGAGGACAGGCCTTGGGACCTGCAGGTCCGGTCTGTGCCTTTGGTCCTTCCCCTGGACTTTGGTGACATGTCCCCACATTCCTTCTGCTGGCATTCCACCCCACACTGCCAGGCTGGGCCATGCTCTGGGAGGCAGGGGAGGGGCCTCCCTCAACTGAACTGCAGCAGAAACTGAGATGATGAGGGACACTCCCACACCCTCCCTGGTTGGACTGGTTCTTGGAACCATGGCCCCAGGCACACTGGGTCCCTGTGTCTCCTGGGCTGGGGGTGCTCTGCTGGGACTGGCAGGAGGGGTCAGGGCCCGACTCAGGTGGAACCCTCAGTCTCGCAGGCATGAGATTTTCTAGCCAGAAGGAAAATGCCTTTTGTGACATCTTTgcgctgggggtggggggtatcCTGTGGAAGAACAAGCCTACCAGCCTCACTCCCTGCTCTGTGGAAAGCTTCCAGAAGACCCTTTAGCCTGGGCGGCTCCCTTTACCGAACCACCCAATCCCATCATTTCTCCCGTGGTGTTCTgggtcttggtttttttttatctgctttgATTCCATGAAGCTGGTGAGCTCTGGGTCAAATCAAGAAAACAGCCCTTGTTTACCTCAGAGCCACTGGCTTGTCTTCAAAGACGTTGCCGGGGATTTCCAGACAGCCTCTCCATCTGGCCTGAGGCCTGAGCCAGCTGTGTATGGGATGTCCCGGCAACTGGAGACCATCTCATCTTAAGTATGTTATAAAAGGAGATTTGATGTGGGTACTTGGCTTTTCCCATCTTTGTCCTCCTGGCCACACTGGCTCTGGGTCTTCCCAGATGAGCCGACGGTGAGAGGAGGGCTCTCCTAGCTTGCACTGAGGTGGGTACTGCTGTACTGGCAGCTCCCAGCTGCTTCCTGGGCCTTCCCACCGTAAGGAGGCAGAGCCTGGGTCAGCACGgggctttactttgtcttcccctcCCAATGGTAAACCAGCGTGGGAAAGGAAATGGGAGCCAGCAGGCACTCCAAGGCCAAGAGCCCATTAGTACCCACTTGTCTGTCATGTGAACACTCCAGGTGTTTGAGGCAGGCTGGCCTCCCACAGCAGGGACTTTGTTGTTTGTCATATCAGATCAGtaaaggagaggctggtgaggtGTTCCCAGCTGTTTGGAATGTCCCCGCCGGGGAGCGGGAGCTAGTTGCCACATCTTGTCTTCCTTCTTGGAGTTGTTTGACCCACTGAGAGCTGCCCAGCCCAGTTCTCCTGGCACCTCCAGCCCTGTCATCTTGGTCCCACTGACTGTTGATTCCAGGCAAATCTCTTATCTGATGGGCGGCAggggtgtgtgtatgcgtgtgtgcgcATGTGCGCATGTTTGTTTACACCCGTGTGCAGATGACGGGGTTTTTACTGTACTGCCTCTGTCTCCTGTTTTCTGACCATCCATTGTGCCTTAACCTTTTCGCCTGCCCTTTGGGACAAAGCAGGATTTTACTAAATGCCCTTGAATAGTCTCATTCTTTTGTATCATGTGATTCattcataataaaatctgtttccAGCAAACCCAGGGAGGTTTATGATCTGAAATGAGGTGTGCTCACTACAGACTGGTTGTTTCTATTAGCTCTGCATTGTAGGAGCCCTGGGGCTCTCCAGACCAGATGCTGATGGGCCCAGAGTCAAGTTTTCTCATTCAGGCAGTTTGTCAGGGGCTACAAGGGTGAGAGGGTATGAGGGGTTTTGGGTTCCTGGCAGGAACCAAGTGGGGGTGCTCCACAGGGAAGCGGGGAGCCAGAGCTGATGGCAGACGTGGCTGTAGCCTGTGACCCTTCGGGAACCACTGCCACCCCTATCCCAGCCTGTAGGGTCAGCGTTTGTCCTCACACGGGGAGCTTGGGCCCATGAGCACTGTCAGGGCCCCTCTGTAGCACCTCGGCTGGTGCCCCACCAGGGGAGCTGGGAGGACCCAGAGGAGGTCTGGGGCTCCTGGGCACTGGGCCTGGCTGCGAGGTGGTTTGCTCCCACAGATCCTGTTGTCTGTGTGAGAGAAATGATAGTGTCATACCCGCCTTCCTGACACTGTGGGCCTGCAGGAAGCGGTGGAAGCAGTGATAACCACAGCCCTTGGCCCTGCTGCATGGGGGTCAGGTCACACTGTGAAAGTGTCCGGAGATGGATGAGCAAGTCTGTGTCCTTGCAGCAGGGTGGTCCTGGAACAAGCCTGTTGGGATCCAGGGCGATGAGTTGTGCCTCATCCTCTGTGGTCCCGGAATCCTGGGACTTAACTGGCCTTGTGGCCTAGTGACTCCATTTtttgacctttaaaaaaaaaaaaattaagatgggTATAATAATACTCATGTACAGGGTTGTTCCACAACTCGTCccgtctttggtcaccagtgttcagtgcgtcaaatctattcttcagatggtctctaaattcaggtgggatatactcaaggtcatattttggctctcgtggacttgctctgattttcttcagtttcagcttgaacttgcatatgagcaattgatggtctgttccacagtcggcccctggccttgttctgactgatgatactgagcttttccatcgtctctttccacagatatagtcaatttgacttctgtgtgttctatctggcgaggtccatgtgtatagtcaccctttatgttgctgaaagaaggtatttgcaatgaagaaatcgttggtcttgcaaaattctgtccttcgatctccagcattgtttctatcgccaaggccatattttccaactactgatccttcttcgtttccaactttcgcattaaaatcaccagtaaaaggattggaggaagactcattaacaacctgcattatgcagatgacacaaccttgcttgctcaaagtgaagaggacttgaagcacttactaatgaagatcaaagactacagccttcagtgtggattgcacctcaacacaaagaaaacaaaaatcctcacaactggaccaatgagcaacatcatgataaatggagaaaaggttgaagttgtcaaggatttcattttacttggatccacaatcaacagccatggaagcagcagtcaagaaatcagaagacacactgcattgggtaaatctgctgcaaaggacctcttcaaagtgttgaagagcaaagatgtcgccttgaagactaaggtgtgcctgacccaagccatggtattttcaatcacatcatgtgcatgtgaaagctggacaatgaataaggaagaccgaagaagaactgacgcctttgaattgtggtgttggcaaagaatatcgaatataccatggactgccagaagaacgaataaatctgtcttggaagaagtacaaccagaatgctccttaaaagcaaggatggcgagactgcgtcttacatacatactttggacatgttgtcaggagggatcagtctctggagaaggacatcatgcttggcaaagtacagggtcagtggaaaagaggaagaccctcaatgaggtggattgacacagtggctgcaacaatgggctcaagcataacaacgattgtaaggatggcgcaggaccgtgcagtgtttcgttctgttgtgcatagggtcgctatgagtcggaaccgactcgacggcacctaacaacaacaacagggttgtTGGGGTGGATTGGTGTCTGGCCTAGAGTAAGCACTTAATAGGTGCTAGCTATTTTCATCATCTCTAATATCTCTGCCTAGAAAGCTGGCAGGGACAGCAGGCCACATGAGAGGCAGGGGTCTGCTGATGGCACACCCTCTCCTCAGCGTGGGTCCTGGCGGTCCAGAACCCCTTCCTCTAACCCAGACCATTGCCATCTGGTGAGTGTCCGATCCCTGCTCTCTAACAAAGTACCACTAACAGTGGATTATAACAACACAAATTTGTTACCATACCTGTCCAGGTCAGCAGTGTGACATGGTCTCACTGGGCTACAAAGTGTCAGCAGGGCCCTGTTCCTTTCGGACATTCTGGGGTAGAGtccatttccttcctttttccatcagagtgccaggcactggggccCGTGGCCAGGTGAGCAGGGACAGGTGCCTGATATTCAAAGGCTCGGGGGTTGACTTAGGCCCTCCCCtcttccaaggccaggaggagcTTTTGCCCCAGGCTGGCCATCTTCATAGCTCCCACCTGGGCTCTGCCTGGGCCGAAGCCAGCCCCCACCTCCAGACCACCTCGCTGTGCCCTCTTCACCCTCCTGGGCCCTGTTCAGCCTTCATTGGTTGGCCCAGGTGTTCCAGGTGTAGGCAGGGTGGGGAACCAGCAGCCCCTGGAAAAGACCACATGCACTGGTGGGCTGCGGGGGGTAGGGGGGAGACAGGGCTCTTGGGAGGCTCCTCAGGATTCTGTGGATACCGGAGCCTGTGACCCAATTCCAGGTACCCTTGAGATGCCCAAAATGGGGACTGGGGGGGGAGGAGCCCAACTGGGAGCCCCATCCCCCTGAGGGAGCCCTGCTCTGTGTCCCCTCAGAGTCAGCTTCCGGGTCTGTGAAGCACTTTGCTCCCTGTTCTTCCACATACATCCGTTGGGCCGCATCATGGGCACCCCGAGGTCAGGGCCCTGGTTTACACACCCCTGTGAGATGGCACCAGCTCAGCCTCAAGCCCAGCGCAAGCGTGTGGCCAGCAACTGACTTCCCGGAGTGAGGGAAGCGACATAAACTCCAGTTCCCCCAGACCTTTCCACCCACCCACACCCTGCTAGCTCCCTGGGCCTCCAAAACCAGCCACAGGGAAACTTCCAGGCCCCCCAACACACATCACCCTCCCCCGTACTCCCTCCCCTGCACCTCCTCCCCACACAGGCACTCCTGGGCCTGAGGTGATTCACCTGGGATCTGAGAAGATTCCGGTGTCAGGGCCCCACCTTTGCACAAGCCCCTTCTAAGGCCTCTTGAAGATCCCTTCTCTGCCACCCTGTGGCCAGAAGTCATCTGTCTTGAGTGCCACTCTCTATCCGAGAATGGGGCAGTCACCCCTGCTCCCTGAGGTTGTGGGCGACAGGCGACAGATGTGTCTGTAGCCTGCCATGGCTTCATTTGTATGTCATTATGTCAGCTCACTTACTCGCTGGCTCCCATGTGTTCTAGAGGTCCTTTCCAGGTGTCCTTCGTCCTCACCCTAACAGTGTACTGTCTTGGTCTTCTTAAGGGCTTTTTAATGCATCAAAGGTTGTTATATTAAAATACAGGTGCCtgtcggaagaaagccctgacaatctacttcggaaaaatcagcctgacggagcacagttctactgtgacacacatggagtcaatgtgagtcggaatctactccactTGACAGCTGGTTTGGTCCACTTGACAGCTGGTTTAGTGCTGACAGAAAGCATGGGCAGGTCTATGATCGTGTATCTTAAAGAGAGGAGACTAGAACAAAGATAAAGCTGCAGTTGGTAAAGAAGCAACCGTTCCTCACTGTGGCCAAGAGAAGAAGTGTTTGGTATTTTGTGTGTGACACACTgaccttgttttttttctgtactttgaCAAAATTAAATAGCGGTGTGCCCATCCCCTTCCTTTTCCCTTGCAATCCGTTTGTCAAGAAACCATGTCTTTATCCTATGGAGTCTCCTAGAGCCTGGGTTTTACTGATTACTTTTGCTTTAATATATATCTTTGTCCTACATGTTTCTGTAGATTAGTAGTTAGATCTAGAGAACTGAACACTTTCAAGCTCAGTTATTCTTTGGCAAAACTATAAAAGGTGTTTTTATCTCCATAACATACAAAAATTCAACATGAACACaagaacagacacagaaagaTAATTTCCATTTCGGCGTCAGCCATGCCAATAACACACGCAAAGTTACTTTAGGTGATAAATCGGCACCAACGTCattataaataaaagtaaaactcTGGCACTGAGATGGCAGGGTAGTAGTTCCTCATTCAGCTGTCCCAAAATATGACCGTGTTGACTTTTTCTTAGATTATTatagaaatgaataaaattggaaaattctgttgaagCTGGAGACCTTTGAGACTGTCTAGTGTCTACTGATTGTAATATCAGCCTTTGTTATTAAATATACTAGGCTATTCTTAGGTGCTCAAATACTGTAACTTTTTGTTGTAATGATCTTTATTTCAGTATTGGCATAAATCTGAATTctaatttatttacattttgagTTGCACCCAGGAAAATTCtaacaaaaatcaaacaaaattgAACTTATTTGAATACATTCTGAACACTTCCCTATTTAAAACCCAGTCAAGTACATCCATGTACATATACAGGTTTGgcggtggatatttctacatatatatttgtatgtgctgcatgtgTATTCACATATGtaatagagcacacagggggTACAGTCaaggaagcttcctaga comes from Elephas maximus indicus isolate mEleMax1 chromosome 7, mEleMax1 primary haplotype, whole genome shotgun sequence and encodes:
- the FRMD8 gene encoding FERM domain-containing protein 8 isoform X2 — translated: MDATEGSAGPPGPAELSHRSSVSSVGARADVLVYLADDTVLPLAVDNLPALSAHELHRTVREVLQLPDIAVDAFALWLVSPLLEVQLKPKHQPYKLGRQWPELLLRFTDAPDEDLAMDEPSLQFRRNVFFPKRRELQIRDEEVLRLLYEEAKGNVLTARYPCDVEDCEALGALVCRVQLGPYQPGQSAACTLREKLDSFLPAHLCKRGQGLFAALRGRGTKAGPGEQGLLNAYREVKEVVGSDGEGENPLSIHYRAYLFKCHELPFYGCAFFHGEIDKPAQSFLHRGGRKPVTVAISLEGVHVIDCREKHVLLGLRFQELSWDHTSPEEEEPVLWLEFDGESEGMPVNKLLKIYSKQAELMSSLIEYCIELNQAVEPAAPQDSGSGPTSAPGASPPPTQRPKLLRQGSVVCSRIQHLSTIDYVDDGKEIKRVKPKRTTSFFSRQLSTSQGSYNMVQPTDSLEQG
- the FRMD8 gene encoding FERM domain-containing protein 8 isoform X1; the protein is MDATEGSAGPPGPAELSHRSSVSSVGARAADVLVYLADDTVLPLAVDNLPALSAHELHRTVREVLQLPDIAVDAFALWLVSPLLEVQLKPKHQPYKLGRQWPELLLRFTDAPDEDLAMDEPSLQFRRNVFFPKRRELQIRDEEVLRLLYEEAKGNVLTARYPCDVEDCEALGALVCRVQLGPYQPGQSAACTLREKLDSFLPAHLCKRGQGLFAALRGRGTKAGPGEQGLLNAYREVKEVVGSDGEGENPLSIHYRAYLFKCHELPFYGCAFFHGEIDKPAQSFLHRGGRKPVTVAISLEGVHVIDCREKHVLLGLRFQELSWDHTSPEEEEPVLWLEFDGESEGMPVNKLLKIYSKQAELMSSLIEYCIELNQAVEPAAPQDSGSGPTSAPGASPPPTQRPKLLRQGSVVCSRIQHLSTIDYVDDGKEIKRVKPKRTTSFFSRQLSTSQGSYNMVQPTDSLEQG
- the FRMD8 gene encoding FERM domain-containing protein 8 isoform X3, whose product is MDATEGSAGPPGPAELSHRSSVSSVGAREVQLKPKHQPYKLGRQWPELLLRFTDAPDEDLAMDEPSLQFRRNVFFPKRRELQIRDEEVLRLLYEEAKGNVLTARYPCDVEDCEALGALVCRVQLGPYQPGQSAACTLREKLDSFLPAHLCKRGQGLFAALRGRGTKAGPGEQGLLNAYREVKEVVGSDGEGENPLSIHYRAYLFKCHELPFYGCAFFHGEIDKPAQSFLHRGGRKPVTVAISLEGVHVIDCREKHVLLGLRFQELSWDHTSPEEEEPVLWLEFDGESEGMPVNKLLKIYSKQAELMSSLIEYCIELNQAVEPAAPQDSGSGPTSAPGASPPPTQRPKLLRQGSVVCSRIQHLSTIDYVDDGKEIKRVKPKRTTSFFSRQLSTSQGSYNMVQPTDSLEQG